One Campylobacter sputorum genomic window, AAGGGCGATGTCCTAACCGTTAGACGAAGGGGCCAAGTTAAATTGAATGAAGTTCGAATTATACAAAGATTTATCTTAAATTTAAATAAAAAAGGATATGGAGTTTGAAAAACTTATTAACTATTATAGTTGTGCTATTTTTTACTGCTTGTTCTATAAAAAATACACCACAAAGCTCATCATCAGTTTTTTTTACTATAAATTCTCCAAATCTTAAGATAAGTGACGCTGGTTTTATCCATTATTACAACAACTACACAACGCTGCAAATTTATAACTCCGGAGTTAGCATATTAAAGCTTGATATAAAAGATAAAATTTGCATAAACTCAGCTTGTAGCAATAAAATAGATTTTAATAAAAAATACCTTCTAGAGTCCCATTATGATAGTTTTTTAAACGACATTATAAATCAAAAACCAATTTACGAAAAAGAAAGTTTAATAAAAACAGATTGTGGATTCAAACAAAATATAAGCAAAAATTCTATAGAATACGAAGTTTGTAATAATAAATCTATATTTAAAGATACAAAAAATAATATTACAATAGTTTTAAGGTTAATAAAATGAAATTTATAGGTGCACATGTTAGTATAGCAGGTGGGATTGAAAATGCGCCACTAAATGCTATGAATATAGGTGCAAATGCTTTTGGAATGTTTGTTAAAAATCAAAGACAATGGAGTGCAAAGCCATTAAATAATAAAAATATAAGTGAGTTTAAAAATAACTTGCAAAAAGCAGAAATATTGCCAGAGCATGTTTTAGTTCACAATAGTTATCTTATAAATTTAGGCTCAAATGATCCACTCAAGAGACAAAAAAGCATAGATTCTTTTTTAGATGAGATAAATAGAGTAAATTTACTTGGTTTAAAGCTGATAAATTTTCATCCAGGATCACACTTAAATGAGATAAGCACAGATGAATGTCTTGAAAATATATCAAATTCTATAAATTATCTTTTGCAAAATTCACACAATGTTACTTTAGTCATAGAAAATACAGCAGGACAAGGCTCGAATTTAGGTTTTGATTTTTCTCATCTTGCTTATTTGGTGCAAAACTGCATAGACAAAGAGCGTATCGGTGTTTGTATAGATACATGTCATCTTTTTTCTGCAGGTTATGACATAAGAAGTAAAAGCAAATATAAAAAAACTTTTGATGAATTTGATAAAATCATTGGCAAAAAATTTCTAAAAGGTATGCATATAAACGATTCTAAGACTAAATTTGGAAGCAAAAAAGATAGGCATGAGAGCATAGGTAAAGGAACTATCGGACTTGATGGCTTTTCAAATTTAATGCAAGATGATATGAGTAATAATATTCCACTTATTTTAGAAACTATTGATGATACTATTTGGGATAAAGAGATAAATTTACTTAGAAAATTAGGAGATAAATGAAAAAAATAAACTTAATTATTTTACCAATTTGTATAACCAGTGTATTAAACGCATCTGGATACAAAATTCCGGAGCAAAGTGCCGATTCTGTCGCACTTGCTGGATCAAACTACGCTTATAGTTTTGGAAGTGACGCAGCATATTACAATCCTGCAAACATGATGTTTATGTATGATATTTGGCATAGTTTGGAAACAAGTATATCATATTTTTATTTAGGAAAAACAAGTTTTGAGAACAAATCAAGCGTGCCCGGAACATATAGCACAAAATCTCAAAACTATAATATTTTTGTACCTCAACTATATTTTATATCGCCAGAATACATTCCAAATGTTAGATTTGGTCTTTCAACTGCAGTTCCAGCTGGAGTTCAGATGCTATGGGATGATCCTTATCCAGCAGCAACTAGTAAAAAATTTGATCTTAAGATTCTTGAAGTAAATCCAAGCATTGCATATAGACTAAGTGATCAAATATCGCTTGGTTTAGGATTAAGAGCTTTATATTCAGATGGAACAGTAGAAAATGGCATTACGAATTTTAACAGAAAACTGCAAGGTGATAGTATAGACTATGGATATAACTTAGGCATTACATATAAACCTATAGAAGATCTTAGTTTATCTGCAACATATAGATCAAAAGTTGATTTAACCGTAAAAGGAGATGGTGATTTTAAATTTGGCAATGCAACTATGAGTACTCCAGCAAAAATCACTCTGCCGCT contains:
- a CDS encoding OmpP1/FadL family transporter yields the protein MKKINLIILPICITSVLNASGYKIPEQSADSVALAGSNYAYSFGSDAAYYNPANMMFMYDIWHSLETSISYFYLGKTSFENKSSVPGTYSTKSQNYNIFVPQLYFISPEYIPNVRFGLSTAVPAGVQMLWDDPYPAATSKKFDLKILEVNPSIAYRLSDQISLGLGLRALYSDGTVENGITNFNRKLQGDSIDYGYNLGITYKPIEDLSLSATYRSKVDLTVKGDGDFKFGNATMSTPAKITLPLPANLVLAIAYNYNAFTYMFAYERTYWSDFKELDFDYDKKMPNAIAKKVFDDPAQRNWDNSSTYRFGIAFDATTKLRLMAGFAIDENPAHSDKMNFELPNSKSYIYSTGLNYKFSPKFEVALAYLYMQRTNQDVNSYTGNYIGTAQGTINNGDAQIANLTFRYNF
- the nfo gene encoding deoxyribonuclease IV codes for the protein MKFIGAHVSIAGGIENAPLNAMNIGANAFGMFVKNQRQWSAKPLNNKNISEFKNNLQKAEILPEHVLVHNSYLINLGSNDPLKRQKSIDSFLDEINRVNLLGLKLINFHPGSHLNEISTDECLENISNSINYLLQNSHNVTLVIENTAGQGSNLGFDFSHLAYLVQNCIDKERIGVCIDTCHLFSAGYDIRSKSKYKKTFDEFDKIIGKKFLKGMHINDSKTKFGSKKDRHESIGKGTIGLDGFSNLMQDDMSNNIPLILETIDDTIWDKEINLLRKLGDK